A window of the Ochotona princeps isolate mOchPri1 chromosome 30, mOchPri1.hap1, whole genome shotgun sequence genome harbors these coding sequences:
- the SGO1 gene encoding shugoshin 1 isoform X2 — MAKERSLRKSFQDSLEDIKKRMKEKRNKTLAELGKRRSFTVAPCQIASSNSTMLKNYQDNNRMLVLALENEKSKVKEAQETILELRKQCYYLTYQLYALKEKLSSQQAKESTQTQEPCPSGMDCSGHESCKELLLKDLPDVALQETDLPAQKESFQIGGNQDRASEMERIRYVDQLANIHMFEKVKQDVCQWNRDKMNASPKPIHPGKSTKVQEVALEPKSKHTESEHRDTQRRRKEEKRKAKRRRKSKSFLKYKGLGCKHKNKKPVCGKELSESVSSGDAYNFCLEEGIHLTPFRRKTSGGSSGEENSRRADVSGWESSPSGDDSDDLYLPPGESGQHGSDESHRRPVTRPRSKKVLKYTDEKETEASKDEKEKEVSVPAKSPPASTPPETRQSPLLGLKDITNTPLSPVVRIRRLSLSPETNTESTTVSLPKRRCTSNVSYKEPTLASKLRRGDPFTDLFLLNSPIFKQKKDSGHSKKKSGR; from the exons ATGGCAAAGGAAAGATCCCTGAGGAAATCTTTTCAAGATAGTCTTGAAGACATTAAGAAgcgaatgaaagagaaaaggaataaaactTTGGCGGAGCTCGGCAAGCGCAGGTCTTTCACAGTCGCACCATGCCAAATAGCCA GCAGCAATTCTACAATGCTGAAAAATTACCAAGATAACAATAGGATGTTAGTTTTggctttggaaaatgaaaaatccaAGGTAAAAGAAGCCCAAGAAACCATCCTGGAGTTGAGAAAACAGTGTTACTACCTTACGTATCAACTGTATGCCTTGAAAGAAAAACTCAGTTCACAGCAAGCCAAAGAATCTACTCAG ACCCAGGAACCGTGTCCCTCTGGAATGGACTGCAGTGGCCATGAGAGCTGCAAGGAGTTGCTTCTAAAGGATTTACC gGATGTGGCTCTTCAAGAAACTGACCTTCCAGCACAAAAAGAATCATTTCAAATTGGAGGaaatcaag ACCGTGCTTCTGAGATGGAAAGAATTAGATATGTGGATCAACTAGCCAACATACACATGTTTGAAAAGGTAAAGCAAGATGTGTGTCAGTGGAACAGGGACAAGATGAATGCATCACCAAAGCCGATTCACCCGGGAAAGTCCACCAAGGTACAAGAAGTCGCTTTGGAACCTAAATCTAAACATACCGAAAGTGAgcacagagatacacagaggaggcgaaaagaagaaaagaggaaagccaAAAGAAGGAGAAAATCAAAATCCTTTTTAAAGTATAAAGGACTAGGGtgtaagcataaaaataaaaaacctgttTGCGGAAAAGAATTGAGTGAGTCTGTCAGTTCTGGTGACGCTTACAATTTCTGTTTGGAAGAGGGCATTCATCTAACTCCTTTCCGACGAAAAACAAGCGGTGGTTCAAGTGGAGAAGAAAACAGCAGGAGGGCTGACGTGAGCGGCTGGGAGTCGAGTCCTTCTGGGGATGACTCTGATGACCTGTACCTGCCCCCTGGCGAGTCCGGTCAACATGGCTCCGATgagtcacacaggagacccgTCACGAGACCTCGATCTAAGAAAGTGTTAAAGTATActgatgaaaaagaaacagaggcttCCAaggatgaaaaagagaaagaggtttCTGTGCCAGCAAAAAGTCCTCCTGCCA GTACACCACCGGAAACTCGCCAGTCGCCTCTTTTGGGCCTGAAGGATATCACCAATACCCCTTTGAGTCCTGTAGTGAGAATCAGAAGACTTTCTTTGTCTCCAGAAACGAATACAGAAAGCACAACCGTGTCCCTGCCCAAGCGCAGGTGCACAAGCAACGTGAGCTACAAGGAGCCCACGCTCGCTTC GAAACTGAGAAGAGGGGACCCTTTTACAGACTTGTTTCTCTTGAATTCTCCTATTTTCAAGCAGAAAAAGGATTCAGGACATTCTAAGAAAAAAAGTGGGAGATAA
- the SGO1 gene encoding shugoshin 1 isoform X1: MAKERSLRKSFQDSLEDIKKRMKEKRNKTLAELGKRRSFTVAPCQIASSNSTMLKNYQDNNRMLVLALENEKSKVKEAQETILELRKQCYYLTYQLYALKEKLSSQQAKESTQTQEPCPSGMDCSGHESCKELLLKDLPDVALQETDLPAQKESFQIGGNQDQVPAVPQDTLGTGFDSSETKSSDSVLPKTVSLRRHLKKRSNSRSYDDRLDDFETNLLADRASEMERIRYVDQLANIHMFEKVKQDVCQWNRDKMNASPKPIHPGKSTKVQEVALEPKSKHTESEHRDTQRRRKEEKRKAKRRRKSKSFLKYKGLGCKHKNKKPVCGKELSESVSSGDAYNFCLEEGIHLTPFRRKTSGGSSGEENSRRADVSGWESSPSGDDSDDLYLPPGESGQHGSDESHRRPVTRPRSKKVLKYTDEKETEASKDEKEKEVSVPAKSPPASTPPETRQSPLLGLKDITNTPLSPVVRIRRLSLSPETNTESTTVSLPKRRCTSNVSYKEPTLASKLRRGDPFTDLFLLNSPIFKQKKDSGHSKKKSGR, from the exons ATGGCAAAGGAAAGATCCCTGAGGAAATCTTTTCAAGATAGTCTTGAAGACATTAAGAAgcgaatgaaagagaaaaggaataaaactTTGGCGGAGCTCGGCAAGCGCAGGTCTTTCACAGTCGCACCATGCCAAATAGCCA GCAGCAATTCTACAATGCTGAAAAATTACCAAGATAACAATAGGATGTTAGTTTTggctttggaaaatgaaaaatccaAGGTAAAAGAAGCCCAAGAAACCATCCTGGAGTTGAGAAAACAGTGTTACTACCTTACGTATCAACTGTATGCCTTGAAAGAAAAACTCAGTTCACAGCAAGCCAAAGAATCTACTCAG ACCCAGGAACCGTGTCCCTCTGGAATGGACTGCAGTGGCCATGAGAGCTGCAAGGAGTTGCTTCTAAAGGATTTACC gGATGTGGCTCTTCAAGAAACTGACCTTCCAGCACAAAAAGAATCATTTCAAATTGGAGGaaatcaag ACCAAGTGCCTGCTGTTCCTCAGGACACACTGGGAACTGGTTTTGACTCAAGCGAAACAAAGTCTAGTGACAGTGTCTTACCTAAAACTGTGTCTCTGCGTCGCCATTTGAAAAAGCGTTCTAATAGTCGAAGTTACGATGATCGCTTGGATGATTTTGAAACCAATCTTTTGGCAGACCGTGCTTCTGAGATGGAAAGAATTAGATATGTGGATCAACTAGCCAACATACACATGTTTGAAAAGGTAAAGCAAGATGTGTGTCAGTGGAACAGGGACAAGATGAATGCATCACCAAAGCCGATTCACCCGGGAAAGTCCACCAAGGTACAAGAAGTCGCTTTGGAACCTAAATCTAAACATACCGAAAGTGAgcacagagatacacagaggaggcgaaaagaagaaaagaggaaagccaAAAGAAGGAGAAAATCAAAATCCTTTTTAAAGTATAAAGGACTAGGGtgtaagcataaaaataaaaaacctgttTGCGGAAAAGAATTGAGTGAGTCTGTCAGTTCTGGTGACGCTTACAATTTCTGTTTGGAAGAGGGCATTCATCTAACTCCTTTCCGACGAAAAACAAGCGGTGGTTCAAGTGGAGAAGAAAACAGCAGGAGGGCTGACGTGAGCGGCTGGGAGTCGAGTCCTTCTGGGGATGACTCTGATGACCTGTACCTGCCCCCTGGCGAGTCCGGTCAACATGGCTCCGATgagtcacacaggagacccgTCACGAGACCTCGATCTAAGAAAGTGTTAAAGTATActgatgaaaaagaaacagaggcttCCAaggatgaaaaagagaaagaggtttCTGTGCCAGCAAAAAGTCCTCCTGCCA GTACACCACCGGAAACTCGCCAGTCGCCTCTTTTGGGCCTGAAGGATATCACCAATACCCCTTTGAGTCCTGTAGTGAGAATCAGAAGACTTTCTTTGTCTCCAGAAACGAATACAGAAAGCACAACCGTGTCCCTGCCCAAGCGCAGGTGCACAAGCAACGTGAGCTACAAGGAGCCCACGCTCGCTTC GAAACTGAGAAGAGGGGACCCTTTTACAGACTTGTTTCTCTTGAATTCTCCTATTTTCAAGCAGAAAAAGGATTCAGGACATTCTAAGAAAAAAAGTGGGAGATAA